One Devosia litorisediminis genomic window carries:
- a CDS encoding Hsp20 family protein produces the protein MSRISVFSAPFLLGFDSFEERVDRLAKSADGYPPYNIERTVDAQGTEQFLVSIAVAGFGAHELDVMAEDSQIVVRGKQQDEAGREFLHRGIAARQFQRSFLLADGMIVKDATLGHGMLVIAIERPLTTKVARRIEIRSV, from the coding sequence ATGTCGCGTATTTCGGTGTTTTCCGCCCCATTTCTCCTCGGCTTTGACAGTTTTGAGGAGCGTGTCGATCGGTTGGCCAAATCCGCCGACGGCTATCCGCCCTATAATATCGAGCGCACTGTTGATGCCCAGGGCACCGAGCAGTTTCTGGTGTCCATAGCCGTTGCCGGTTTTGGCGCTCATGAGCTGGACGTGATGGCTGAAGACAGCCAGATCGTGGTGCGTGGCAAGCAGCAGGATGAGGCGGGACGCGAGTTCCTGCACAGGGGTATTGCCGCACGGCAATTCCAGCGCTCGTTCCTGCTGGCCGACGGAATGATCGTCAAGGATGCAACTTTAGGGCATGGTATGCTCGTTATTGCTATCGAGCGCCCCCTGACGACCAAGGTTGCCCGCCGTATCGAAATTCGCTCAGTCTGA